One genomic window of Nitrosomonas sp. Is35 includes the following:
- a CDS encoding CusA/CzcA family heavy metal efflux RND transporter — MTAIVRAMLNQRLLVLIIGLILCAAGVGAIKTLTVDAFPDVTNIQVQVATVAIGRSPEEMERLVTVPVEIAMTGLPGLVEMRSMNKSGLSLITLVFTDQTDVFFARQLVMERIIDVTPRLIPGITPVLGPVSTGLGEVYQYTIEHPDDGKRKLTEEELMERRTVQDWVVRPMLRSIRGVAEVNSIGGHVKEYQVYADPNKLRHYDLTLTDVNRALASNNANASGNILALQYEQYLIRGVGLISSLEDIRNIVLREMDGVPVYVRDVAHVTFGGEVRQGASIKNGDTESVAGIVMMLRGGNAKEIVGRIKEKVTEINERGILPDGLQIVPFYDRTDLVDAALGTVQSTLIESLILVIVVLSLFLGTVRTSFVVCFTLIITPLITFLVMNHYGMPANLMSLGGLTIALGMMVDPTVVVVENIYQRLGEAKDTGKSKFNVIVDATAEVGTPVIFGLIVTVLVFLPLMTLEGMEGKTFSPLAVTISISLFIALVVSLLLSPVLCDYLLKGGSEQDTKIIAVMKNAYLYTYDLANRNQKKTMIIAISALMAAFALFPLLGKSFIPIMKEGAVTPVIIRAPSISLDEAIKIETEAMKAIAAIPGVKSVVSKLGRGDTPADPASQNESDPIADLDLVGSGRTQAEIEEDIRKALTVLPGVNIVISQPIAQRVDEMVTGVRSQVAVKIFGDDLEELRKLSEQVARIVKSTRGARDIRIERLSGQQELTINIDRRAIARHGLNVSDVNEMIATAVGGKAVTQVFEGERRFTLLLRFPEEFRHDVEAIKELLLRPAIDGARAGMGAGGMLVPLSAVAEIKVIDGPAIISREFAKRRVVVGANVHERDLGGFVAELQQRAAKEIKLPPGYYFAWGGQFENMERAMAKLSIIVPITLAAIFFLLFMLFNSIKMAVLIYLVLPFASVGGIVGLFVTGQYLSVPASVGFIAVWGTSILNGVVLISFLRELREKGFSVQEAARKACAQRFRPVMMTAATTVLGLAPFLTATGLGSEVQKPLAIVVIFGLMTATVMTMVVMPMIYRWFDDIPDKKNEPEQNQPEPLPLADTLQSPAKEA; from the coding sequence ATGACCGCGATCGTTCGTGCAATGCTTAACCAGCGTTTGCTGGTGCTGATTATCGGGTTGATATTGTGTGCTGCCGGTGTTGGAGCGATTAAAACACTGACTGTGGATGCATTCCCGGATGTGACCAATATTCAGGTGCAAGTCGCCACGGTAGCAATCGGCCGCAGCCCTGAAGAAATGGAACGTTTGGTGACCGTGCCGGTGGAAATTGCCATGACCGGCTTGCCGGGGTTGGTCGAAATGCGTTCGATGAACAAAAGCGGATTATCGCTAATCACGCTGGTATTCACTGATCAGACCGACGTATTTTTTGCGCGCCAGTTAGTAATGGAGCGCATTATCGATGTCACGCCACGCCTGATACCCGGCATTACGCCGGTACTTGGACCGGTTTCTACCGGTCTGGGTGAAGTCTATCAATATACGATTGAACACCCAGATGATGGTAAGCGAAAATTAACTGAAGAAGAATTGATGGAGCGGCGTACTGTTCAAGATTGGGTGGTGCGTCCGATGCTACGTTCGATCCGAGGTGTGGCGGAGGTCAATTCTATCGGCGGGCATGTCAAGGAATACCAGGTGTACGCCGATCCGAATAAGCTGCGGCATTACGACCTGACATTGACCGATGTCAATCGCGCTCTGGCGAGTAATAATGCCAATGCCAGCGGTAATATTCTAGCATTGCAATACGAACAATATCTGATTCGCGGTGTGGGTCTGATTTCCAGTTTGGAAGATATTCGCAATATTGTACTCAGAGAAATGGATGGTGTTCCGGTTTATGTGCGTGACGTTGCGCACGTGACCTTTGGCGGGGAAGTGCGCCAGGGTGCTAGCATCAAAAACGGTGACACGGAATCGGTCGCCGGTATCGTGATGATGTTGCGCGGTGGTAATGCCAAGGAAATCGTCGGGCGGATCAAGGAGAAAGTCACGGAAATCAATGAGCGTGGAATCCTCCCTGATGGCTTGCAAATCGTGCCGTTTTACGATCGTACTGATCTGGTCGATGCCGCATTAGGGACGGTGCAAAGCACGCTGATAGAGTCGTTGATTCTGGTGATTGTGGTGTTATCGCTTTTTCTCGGTACCGTGCGCACCAGTTTTGTCGTATGTTTCACGTTGATTATCACGCCACTTATTACTTTCCTAGTAATGAATCATTACGGTATGCCCGCCAATTTGATGTCACTTGGCGGATTAACTATTGCGCTCGGTATGATGGTTGATCCGACGGTGGTTGTGGTTGAGAATATTTATCAGCGTCTGGGAGAAGCCAAAGACACTGGAAAATCCAAATTCAATGTAATCGTGGATGCGACAGCTGAAGTGGGTACACCGGTTATTTTCGGCTTAATCGTAACCGTGCTGGTATTTTTGCCTCTGATGACGCTTGAAGGTATGGAAGGAAAAACTTTCAGTCCATTGGCGGTGACTATTTCGATTTCGTTGTTTATTGCATTGGTTGTATCGCTATTGCTGTCTCCGGTACTTTGTGATTACCTGCTAAAAGGTGGCAGTGAGCAAGACACCAAGATCATCGCCGTGATGAAAAATGCCTATCTGTACACTTACGATTTGGCCAACCGCAATCAGAAGAAAACCATGATCATTGCAATTTCCGCCCTGATGGCGGCATTTGCGCTGTTTCCGTTACTCGGCAAATCGTTTATTCCGATCATGAAGGAAGGCGCGGTAACACCGGTAATTATTCGTGCGCCGTCGATTTCTTTGGACGAAGCCATTAAAATTGAAACGGAAGCGATGAAAGCGATTGCCGCGATCCCCGGTGTTAAATCGGTCGTTTCCAAACTGGGTCGCGGCGATACTCCTGCCGATCCGGCCTCGCAAAACGAATCCGATCCGATTGCCGATCTCGATCTGGTTGGATCGGGCCGCACCCAAGCGGAAATCGAGGAGGATATCCGTAAAGCGCTGACTGTGTTGCCGGGTGTCAATATCGTGATCTCGCAGCCCATTGCGCAACGGGTGGATGAGATGGTTACCGGGGTGCGCTCGCAAGTCGCCGTGAAAATTTTTGGCGATGACCTGGAAGAATTACGTAAATTATCCGAACAAGTCGCGCGTATCGTCAAATCAACCCGTGGCGCGCGGGATATCCGTATTGAGCGCTTGTCAGGGCAGCAAGAATTAACCATCAATATCGACCGTCGTGCAATTGCCCGTCATGGCCTTAATGTATCGGATGTCAACGAAATGATTGCCACCGCCGTGGGGGGTAAAGCGGTCACGCAGGTTTTCGAGGGAGAACGGCGTTTTACGCTGTTGCTGAGATTCCCGGAAGAATTCCGCCATGATGTGGAAGCCATCAAGGAATTGCTGCTCAGACCAGCTATCGATGGCGCACGGGCTGGAATGGGAGCTGGCGGCATGCTGGTGCCGCTTAGTGCGGTAGCGGAAATTAAAGTAATCGATGGCCCCGCGATTATCTCGCGTGAGTTTGCTAAACGCCGTGTAGTTGTTGGTGCCAATGTGCATGAGCGCGACTTGGGTGGTTTTGTCGCCGAACTCCAGCAACGGGCTGCCAAAGAAATTAAATTACCACCAGGCTATTATTTTGCCTGGGGCGGGCAGTTTGAGAACATGGAACGTGCGATGGCGAAACTATCGATCATTGTGCCGATAACGTTAGCCGCTATTTTCTTCCTGCTGTTCATGCTGTTTAACTCGATCAAAATGGCTGTGCTCATTTATCTGGTACTGCCGTTTGCATCAGTCGGCGGGATAGTCGGATTATTTGTAACCGGTCAATACTTATCGGTACCGGCTTCGGTAGGTTTTATTGCGGTGTGGGGGACTTCCATCTTGAACGGTGTGGTGCTGATTTCTTTTCTGCGCGAGCTGCGCGAAAAAGGTTTCAGCGTGCAAGAAGCCGCGAGGAAAGCCTGTGCGCAACGCTTTCGCCCCGTTATGATGACAGCCGCTACAACGGTGCTCGGTTTGGCGCCCTTTTTGACAGCAACAGGGCTGGGTTCTGAAGTGCAAAAGCCGCTCGCAATCGTAGTCATTTTCGGGTTAATGACCGCGACGGTGATGACGATGGTGGTAATGCCGATGATTTATCGCTGGTTTGACGATATACCAGATAAGAAAAATGAACCGGAACAGAATCAGCCGGAACCGCTGCCTTTAGCGGATACATTGCAAAGTCCGGCCAAAGAAGCTTAA
- a CDS encoding di-heme-cytochrome C peroxidase has product MTFIPMYPRPFSRYLSRIKILLLISSLLIITWLVTGLSWRLYELRDNDSNRGAPISGIDKFGSQFSRIVYLDQGWSAADSLWFYTATQGSNLLPYSFFLVLEQSGSSALFRADENMDRYGYLPQRQTSSNPDGLPAGMVRDEYQGKAYMGFTCAACHTTQINYQGTGIRIDGGPAYSDMETFMIDLAEALYATLKNPEKLQRFVANILQQGHYNHADDIQADLRQYAQRIKTYTIVNSPRDTQRPLTRYGYARLDAFGRIYNRVLEHLMSAQQMRELLAGLLSPEELTQVMTDIEPVLSSSNRDHIVERTQIHLTGKQSIQLRNKIYNPADAPVSYPFLWDVPQHDYIQWNGRVDNSGLGPMARNAGQLIGVFGTLDWQEKDGFTLSSVLGGQGFGSKHIDFQSSIDIRNLRRVENHLRKLKSPQWPEHILPKIDSTRMTRGAELFLHYCSACHSQIDRAAPDRRVVAQMIDVSLVGTDSKMAENAIAFTGYSGILRNQYVSVGTGNILLQQQAPVVALLTAATRNVVTTPDRDKWFARRWIERSFDFAYTFFDNEVQPSLKNGHYTPDTTVRPFASAMAYKARPLNGIWATAPYLHNGSVPTLYDLLLPKRRPDDPVEGEYRPDEFMVGSREFDPDKVGFKSAGYDGFLFRTSIWGNHNSGHEYAAGRTPLPDGTLLPALSKEQRLDLLEYLKSL; this is encoded by the coding sequence ATGACATTTATCCCAATGTATCCCAGACCATTTAGTCGTTATTTATCCCGCATAAAAATTTTATTGCTGATTTCCAGCTTATTGATCATTACCTGGCTTGTAACCGGCTTATCTTGGCGGCTATACGAGCTTCGTGACAATGATTCCAATCGTGGCGCTCCCATAAGCGGCATCGATAAATTTGGCAGCCAGTTTTCCCGGATTGTCTATCTTGATCAAGGCTGGTCTGCTGCGGATAGTCTGTGGTTCTATACTGCAACGCAAGGCTCCAATTTGTTACCGTACAGTTTCTTCTTGGTATTGGAGCAATCCGGTTCGTCCGCTTTGTTCCGCGCGGATGAAAACATGGATCGCTACGGCTATCTGCCGCAACGTCAAACCAGCAGCAATCCCGATGGTTTACCTGCCGGGATGGTGCGGGATGAATATCAAGGCAAAGCGTACATGGGGTTTACTTGCGCAGCCTGTCACACGACCCAGATCAATTACCAGGGTACCGGAATCCGCATTGACGGCGGCCCCGCATATTCGGATATGGAAACATTCATGATCGATCTGGCTGAAGCTTTGTATGCCACTCTAAAAAATCCGGAAAAATTGCAACGCTTTGTAGCGAATATATTGCAACAAGGTCATTACAATCATGCGGACGATATCCAAGCTGATCTCAGGCAATATGCGCAGCGCATCAAAACCTACACCATCGTCAACAGCCCACGCGATACTCAACGCCCATTGACACGATACGGCTATGCCCGGTTGGATGCATTCGGACGCATCTACAACCGTGTGCTTGAACACCTTATGAGTGCACAGCAAATGCGTGAATTGCTTGCCGGGTTACTTTCCCCGGAAGAGCTGACGCAAGTAATGACAGACATCGAACCTGTTCTCAGCAGCAGTAATCGCGACCATATTGTCGAACGGACCCAGATACACCTGACCGGTAAGCAAAGCATTCAATTGCGCAATAAAATCTATAATCCGGCCGATGCGCCGGTCAGTTATCCGTTTCTGTGGGATGTACCGCAACACGATTATATTCAATGGAATGGCCGGGTCGACAACAGCGGATTGGGACCGATGGCGCGCAATGCCGGTCAATTGATCGGCGTATTCGGCACACTCGATTGGCAGGAAAAAGACGGCTTTACCTTATCCTCGGTATTAGGCGGGCAGGGATTCGGCTCCAAACATATCGATTTTCAATCTTCCATTGATATCCGCAATTTGCGCCGGGTGGAGAATCATCTGCGCAAATTAAAGTCACCGCAATGGCCGGAGCACATCCTGCCCAAAATCGATTCCACACGAATGACCCGGGGTGCTGAATTATTTTTACATTATTGTTCCGCTTGTCACAGCCAAATTGACCGTGCCGCCCCCGATCGCCGCGTTGTCGCTCAAATGATCGATGTGTCTTTGGTCGGAACCGATTCTAAAATGGCGGAAAACGCCATTGCGTTTACCGGCTATAGCGGTATCTTGCGCAATCAATACGTCAGTGTCGGCACGGGAAATATATTGCTGCAACAACAAGCACCGGTGGTTGCACTGCTCACCGCCGCAACCCGCAATGTGGTGACAACCCCCGATCGCGATAAATGGTTTGCGCGCCGATGGATTGAGCGATCATTTGATTTTGCCTACACTTTCTTTGACAACGAAGTACAGCCTTCTCTGAAAAACGGTCACTACACACCCGACACCACCGTACGACCTTTTGCTTCGGCAATGGCGTATAAAGCCCGCCCGCTGAATGGCATTTGGGCAACCGCCCCTTACTTGCACAATGGTTCGGTACCGACACTGTACGATCTGCTGCTGCCAAAAAGAAGACCGGATGATCCGGTAGAGGGAGAATACCGCCCAGATGAGTTCATGGTCGGATCGCGCGAATTTGACCCGGACAAAGTAGGATTCAAATCGGCGGGTTATGACGGTTTTTTGTTCCGTACCAGCATTTGGGGTAATCACAACAGCGGCCATGAATATGCTGCCGGCCGCACACCGCTACCGGATGGAACACTGCTGCCTGCGTTAAGCAAGGAGCAACGGCTGGATCTGCTGGAATATCTTAAGTCTTTGTAA
- a CDS encoding aminopeptidase: protein MLARVPRTLLLATIMSLIIWLSACTNLPYYAQAIDGHFGVIHRSQPISKVIANPDIDPKLKHSLAKVVQLREFASRELKLPDNLSYTSYADLERPFVVWNVFAAPELSVKLKEWCFVQVGCVNYRGFFSQASAERYAEELRKEGYDVHVGGIRAYSTLGWFSDPVLNTFIGYSEMDLARLIFHELAHQVMYVSGDTVFNESFATAVEHEGIKRWFERSGTATEQIALAARQERETIFTGLVLKHRKRLQELFQSDLNDTEKRTRKAHIFDELRAEFLHLKTEKNDLSSYDRWFSQSLNNALLATVSIYTQLLPAFQGILKQHDWDMERFFDTITKLSKLPEHERNSILQKAAEGSQSWKTAEQ, encoded by the coding sequence GTGTTAGCACGCGTTCCACGTACCTTGTTACTTGCCACGATCATGAGTCTGATCATCTGGCTTAGCGCTTGCACTAATCTTCCTTATTACGCGCAGGCCATCGACGGACATTTCGGCGTCATACACCGTTCGCAGCCGATCAGCAAAGTAATTGCAAACCCGGATATTGATCCGAAGTTGAAACATTCACTCGCCAAGGTGGTGCAGTTGCGTGAATTCGCCAGCCGCGAATTAAAGTTGCCGGATAATCTGAGCTATACCAGTTATGCCGATTTGGAGCGCCCTTTTGTGGTATGGAATGTTTTCGCAGCCCCCGAGCTCTCCGTCAAGCTGAAAGAATGGTGCTTTGTGCAGGTCGGTTGTGTTAACTATCGTGGTTTTTTCTCGCAAGCCAGCGCCGAACGTTACGCGGAAGAGCTCCGCAAGGAAGGCTATGACGTGCATGTTGGCGGAATCCGCGCTTATTCCACGCTGGGTTGGTTCAGCGATCCGGTCTTGAACACTTTTATCGGTTACTCAGAGATGGATCTGGCGCGTTTGATTTTTCACGAACTGGCGCATCAGGTCATGTATGTATCCGGCGACACTGTTTTCAATGAATCCTTTGCCACCGCGGTGGAACATGAAGGCATCAAGCGCTGGTTTGAACGCAGCGGCACAGCTACGGAACAAATTGCTTTAGCCGCGCGGCAGGAAAGAGAAACCATCTTTACCGGTTTGGTACTCAAACATCGCAAACGCTTGCAAGAACTCTTTCAGTCGGACTTGAATGACACTGAAAAACGGACACGCAAGGCGCATATCTTCGACGAATTACGCGCCGAGTTCTTGCACTTGAAAACCGAAAAAAACGATCTCAGCAGTTACGACCGGTGGTTTTCGCAATCGTTAAATAATGCCTTGCTGGCAACGGTTTCGATTTATACGCAATTGCTACCGGCATTCCAGGGGATTCTGAAACAGCATGACTGGGATATGGAACGATTCTTCGATACGATTACAAAACTGAGCAAGCTGCCGGAGCATGAACGAAATTCGATACTGCAAAAAGCTGCCGAAGGCAGTCAATCATGGAAAACCGCTGAGCAATAA
- a CDS encoding putative Na+/H+ antiporter produces the protein MNPTTIQLIAAALFALAIIHTFSTKFFEHLAHCQPQHAGIWHLLGEVEVVFGFWAMVLILFIFAANGKHEAITYLESRDFTEPMFVFVIMVIAGTRPILDFAAASVRGAAIVLPVNTGTAMYFLLLAFVPLLGSFITEPAAMTLAALMLRDTLFSKEVSTRLKYATVGVLFVNISIGGTLTPFAAPPVLMVAGKWNWDIWFMMTTFGWKAALAVAVNAFAVTWLFRHELGHVSQKDSVAASHTPLPVVLIHIIFLALVVLFAHHPAAFMGIFLFFLGFTAAYQQYQSPLILREALLVAFFLGGLVVLGGQQQWWLQPLLLEMDDTAVYFGATLLTAVTDNAALTYLGSLVEGLSEEFKIALVAGAVTGGGLTVIANAPNPAGFAILKGKFHEQSIHPLGLLIAALPPTLVTIIAFRVL, from the coding sequence ATGAATCCAACGACTATACAGCTCATCGCTGCGGCGTTATTCGCTTTGGCTATTATTCACACCTTCTCAACCAAATTTTTTGAACATCTAGCGCATTGCCAGCCGCAACACGCCGGTATCTGGCATTTGCTGGGCGAAGTGGAAGTGGTATTCGGTTTTTGGGCGATGGTCTTGATCCTGTTTATATTCGCTGCCAACGGAAAGCATGAAGCAATAACCTACCTCGAATCCCGTGATTTCACTGAACCCATGTTTGTATTCGTCATCATGGTGATTGCCGGAACACGCCCGATTCTGGATTTTGCGGCGGCCTCTGTTCGAGGCGCAGCCATTGTTTTGCCCGTAAACACCGGCACAGCAATGTACTTTCTATTGTTGGCCTTTGTTCCGTTGCTCGGTTCTTTCATCACAGAACCCGCCGCCATGACGCTGGCAGCGCTGATGCTACGCGACACGTTATTCAGCAAGGAAGTATCCACCCGTTTGAAATATGCCACGGTCGGCGTGTTATTTGTCAACATTTCAATCGGCGGCACATTAACACCCTTTGCCGCACCACCGGTATTGATGGTGGCCGGAAAATGGAATTGGGATATTTGGTTCATGATGACCACTTTCGGCTGGAAAGCGGCATTAGCTGTTGCTGTCAATGCATTTGCGGTAACTTGGTTATTCCGCCACGAACTGGGACATGTCAGCCAGAAGGATTCTGTTGCGGCATCGCACACTCCTTTGCCGGTGGTATTGATACATATCATTTTTCTTGCGCTGGTTGTATTGTTCGCGCACCATCCTGCGGCATTTATGGGCATTTTTCTGTTCTTCCTGGGATTTACTGCCGCCTATCAGCAATATCAAAGTCCATTGATTTTACGTGAGGCGCTGCTGGTTGCCTTCTTCCTGGGAGGATTGGTGGTATTGGGCGGGCAACAACAATGGTGGTTGCAACCATTGTTGTTGGAAATGGATGATACGGCGGTCTACTTTGGCGCTACTTTATTAACCGCCGTTACGGACAATGCCGCGCTCACTTATCTGGGTTCTCTGGTTGAAGGGCTCAGTGAAGAATTCAAAATCGCATTGGTTGCCGGTGCGGTAACCGGAGGCGGACTGACAGTTATTGCCAATGCGCCGAATCCGGCAGGTTTTGCAATTCTAAAAGGCAAATTTCATGAACAATCCATTCATCCGCTGGGCTTATTAATAGCTGCACTGCCGCCAACCCTAGTGACTATCATTGCGTTTCGCGTACTCTAA
- a CDS encoding TolC family protein yields MQISPSFYFVLSIFLAISPLPALGQSKAKLTIEEIQRIGLEANGLVQAARSQVNMAKAGVVAASAFLNPEVTVTAGPDSNRYPLTVTGPTSMQRSLTVNQPIENPFMRSARIDASEAGVDASRASLDQVRADLAAQLRVRAYELMLRLEQATIEQSIYELLENLRNRIAVNVERGEIARFELIRAETELQSAANRAQAAHLTAQRARVMLLQLTAGAIPIDFEISGSLKDPVLLPPLAELREQVPKVNPEVVRLQAEQERANHRISQEKASVLPQINVLYTNYQDAQFTSNIAGASVRIPIWYRRRGEIDTAIYDSARIRETLEFRRYEIGQLFEAAWQALQIAQRRVDLFEGGLIKEAENVVQVAQTAYRFGERGLIEFLDSQRILRGILSDSMQARFELQTAAAEIDRLRAHYPKELVPE; encoded by the coding sequence ATGCAGATTTCACCGTCTTTTTATTTCGTGTTAAGTATATTCTTAGCCATCTCACCGCTGCCTGCATTAGGACAATCAAAAGCCAAGCTTACAATAGAAGAAATACAACGCATAGGATTGGAAGCCAATGGTCTCGTCCAAGCCGCGCGTTCGCAGGTCAATATGGCCAAAGCTGGGGTAGTCGCCGCATCAGCATTCCTGAATCCGGAAGTAACCGTAACCGCCGGGCCTGATAGCAATCGCTATCCACTTACTGTTACTGGGCCCACTTCCATGCAACGTTCATTAACGGTCAATCAGCCGATCGAGAATCCTTTTATGCGGAGTGCTCGCATCGATGCTTCGGAAGCCGGGGTGGACGCAAGCCGTGCAAGCTTAGATCAAGTGCGTGCCGATTTGGCGGCGCAGCTGCGTGTAAGAGCCTATGAGCTGATGCTGCGCCTGGAACAGGCAACTATCGAGCAGAGTATTTACGAATTATTGGAAAATTTGCGGAATCGAATTGCCGTCAATGTTGAAAGAGGCGAAATTGCGCGGTTTGAATTGATTCGCGCTGAAACGGAGTTGCAAAGCGCGGCAAATCGTGCGCAGGCAGCGCACCTGACCGCACAGCGTGCCCGGGTGATGTTGCTGCAATTGACGGCCGGTGCCATTCCAATTGATTTTGAGATTAGCGGTTCATTGAAAGATCCGGTTCTGCTGCCGCCGTTAGCAGAATTGCGCGAGCAAGTACCCAAGGTTAATCCGGAAGTAGTGCGGCTGCAGGCGGAACAGGAACGCGCCAATCATCGAATCTCCCAGGAAAAAGCTTCAGTACTGCCGCAAATCAACGTGTTGTACACCAATTATCAAGACGCGCAATTCACATCCAATATTGCCGGCGCGAGCGTCAGAATCCCGATCTGGTATCGCCGCCGCGGGGAAATTGACACTGCTATTTATGATTCCGCGCGCATACGGGAAACACTTGAGTTTCGCCGCTATGAAATCGGTCAGCTATTTGAAGCAGCCTGGCAAGCCTTACAGATTGCACAACGGCGCGTGGATTTATTTGAAGGTGGTTTGATCAAGGAAGCGGAAAATGTGGTGCAAGTCGCGCAAACCGCCTACCGGTTCGGTGAACGCGGGTTAATCGAATTTTTGGATTCGCAACGTATTCTCCGGGGAATCTTGAGTGATTCCATGCAGGCACGTTTTGAGCTACAAACCGCTGCAGCTGAAATTGACCGTCTACGCGCTCATTATCCCAAGGAGTTAGTTCCAGAATGA
- a CDS encoding efflux RND transporter periplasmic adaptor subunit, with protein sequence MNFKIIFTGFTVAVTLLLTGCDKSESTDSADKAQQKSAEERDFNSITARPEVLSRLQIGQPFLVDLADKIQVPSRVQVDEERTAQIGSYVTGRVTDLFVILGDYVKVGQKLVRITSPDLTNSQLAYLRALSRVVVTTKSLERARHLLTADAIPLAEVERRQSELEIAQAEMGAAADQLRLFGMGDAEFKELKKRGKILPWLDIKSTREGYVIARNVIVGQIVQPADPLFQIADLSHVWVVGDVPEQIARDVELEQHVEINVPALGPHFLDGVIIFVSDTVNRLTRTVMTRVMVENPERKLKPDMLANMHIKDPQHKVLVVPESAVVRELNQDYVFTAISDNHFQRVPVELDKEVATLRPVLKGLTIDQRIVTAGAFHLDSERKLAELE encoded by the coding sequence ATGAATTTCAAAATAATTTTTACCGGTTTTACAGTCGCTGTAACTTTATTGCTAACAGGATGTGATAAAAGCGAATCCACTGACTCCGCTGACAAAGCGCAACAAAAATCGGCTGAAGAACGAGACTTCAACAGCATTACTGCTCGTCCGGAAGTATTGAGCCGATTGCAAATCGGACAGCCATTTCTGGTTGATCTGGCGGATAAAATCCAAGTACCGAGCCGGGTTCAAGTCGATGAAGAAAGAACCGCACAAATCGGTTCTTACGTCACGGGGCGTGTCACTGATCTGTTTGTTATTCTGGGTGATTACGTCAAGGTGGGACAGAAACTAGTACGCATTACCAGTCCTGATTTAACTAATTCTCAACTGGCTTATTTGCGTGCGTTATCGCGCGTAGTGGTCACTACCAAATCGCTTGAGCGTGCGCGCCATCTACTGACTGCCGATGCCATACCGCTGGCTGAAGTGGAGCGGCGGCAATCCGAGCTGGAAATTGCGCAAGCCGAAATGGGCGCAGCTGCTGATCAACTCAGATTATTTGGCATGGGCGATGCGGAATTCAAAGAACTCAAAAAACGAGGGAAGATACTGCCCTGGCTGGATATAAAATCTACCCGGGAAGGTTACGTAATCGCACGTAATGTCATTGTAGGTCAAATAGTACAACCTGCCGATCCACTGTTTCAAATTGCCGATCTTTCTCACGTTTGGGTGGTTGGCGACGTGCCCGAACAAATCGCCCGTGACGTCGAATTGGAACAGCATGTCGAAATCAATGTACCTGCATTGGGACCGCATTTTCTGGATGGTGTGATCATTTTTGTTTCAGATACCGTCAATCGCCTGACGCGAACAGTCATGACCCGGGTGATGGTGGAAAACCCTGAGCGTAAACTGAAGCCGGATATGTTGGCAAATATGCACATCAAGGATCCGCAGCACAAAGTGCTGGTTGTTCCTGAATCGGCTGTGGTCCGGGAATTGAATCAAGATTATGTCTTTACCGCCATCAGCGATAATCATTTTCAGCGCGTACCGGTTGAATTGGATAAAGAAGTGGCTACCTTACGCCCCGTGTTAAAAGGATTGACGATCGATCAACGAATTGTGACTGCCGGTGCGTTTCATTTAGACAGCGAGCGTAAGCTTGCTGAACTGGAGTAG
- a CDS encoding DUF3579 domain-containing protein, with the protein MQAGSESFLILGVTCEGRPFRPSDWAERLCGALASYDNRGRWVYSNYAQPVICQGKIGVRVEKILQDIDPATYQFIMAFASSNRLKIELEEEVIIHPQESIVVQEIVVPVRKLTFAM; encoded by the coding sequence ATGCAAGCCGGATCTGAGTCCTTTCTCATTTTAGGTGTTACCTGCGAGGGGCGGCCATTTCGCCCCAGTGATTGGGCGGAGCGGCTGTGTGGCGCATTGGCCAGCTACGATAACCGGGGGCGGTGGGTGTATTCGAATTATGCCCAGCCGGTCATATGCCAAGGCAAGATAGGCGTGCGAGTGGAAAAGATACTGCAAGACATCGATCCGGCCACTTATCAATTTATCATGGCATTTGCATCCAGTAATCGTTTAAAAATAGAACTGGAAGAAGAAGTAATAATCCATCCACAGGAATCCATTGTAGTGCAGGAGATTGTTGTGCCTGTGCGGAAACTGACATTTGCAATGTGA